The Candidatus Binatia bacterium DNA segment CGCGCCCCGCGCCGCACACCATGCTCGAACCCGTTCTTCCGACCGGAAGAAGAGCATGTTCGCTCAGGTGAAGACGAGGTCGTCCCACCACCGGGCCGCGGGCACGAGACAATGGAAAAGCCACGCCGACGCCTCCGGTCCCTGCCTGCCGACCTCGAGCACGAGCGGCGCCCCCGATTCCTCGCACCGGGACCGGACGCGCCCCGGCATCCGGAGCGCCGCGGGAATGCCCAGGGCATCCCAGGCGCAATTGGCGAAATATTCGATGCCGTCCACCTCGACCCGATGTTGCGTCGGCACTCCGGAGAACGGGGGAGCCATGCGGATCGTCCGCCCATCCGGCTCGAGCAGGAGCAGGCGCTGCGCGCGCAGGTCCTTGTACGCGGCGAGCACCTGGGCGCTGTCGAGGCCCGCCCGGGAAGCGACTTCTTCGGGAGCCGGACGCCGGCCCGTCTCCGCGAAGAGGCCGTACACGGCCATCTTCAC contains these protein-coding regions:
- the merB gene encoding organomercurial lyase gives rise to the protein MEFDVRVKMAVYGLFAETGRRPAPEEVASRAGLDSAQVLAAYKDLRAQRLLLLEPDGRTIRMAPPFSGVPTQHRVEVDGIEYFANCAWDALGIPAALRMPGRVRSRCEESGAPLVLEVGRQGPEASAWLFHCLVPAARWWDDLVFT